From a single Intestinibaculum porci genomic region:
- the proB gene encoding glutamate 5-kinase codes for MRNIKDIHKIIIKVGSTSLCGNNGEIDRERVLKVISQIATLKRQGYIVVLVSSGAIAAGMGSLGLQEKPTTLPQKQALAAIGQAGLMEIYEELFKIFHMKCSQILLNHDDFDDRKRLMNLNHTLNALIDYDVVPIINENDALAVEEIKFGDNDTLAALLVPVIEAELLILVSDIDGLYTANPKVHPEAKLISYVPKITKEIMSYAGDTSSKLGTGGMATKLKAARMVNDYGSHMCIVNGAKPQSILNALVDEGTWFNGHSGRNLKAKEHWIAYRTKPKGDIIVDEGCEQALVKHHVSLLPKGIVAVNGDFLIGQVVDIKNRQGDLIAKGITNYASDEIRLIKGFNTSEIEKILHYKDYDEVVHANNMVVLKEKV; via the coding sequence ATGAGAAATATCAAAGATATACATAAAATTATTATAAAAGTGGGTTCCACATCTTTATGTGGCAACAATGGAGAAATTGATCGTGAACGCGTTTTAAAGGTCATTTCTCAGATTGCAACGTTAAAAAGACAAGGCTATATTGTGGTTTTAGTATCATCGGGGGCGATCGCGGCCGGAATGGGCAGTTTAGGCTTACAGGAAAAGCCTACCACCTTACCGCAAAAACAGGCCTTAGCCGCAATTGGGCAGGCCGGCTTAATGGAAATCTATGAAGAACTCTTCAAGATCTTCCATATGAAATGTTCCCAGATCTTACTCAATCATGATGACTTTGATGATCGTAAACGTCTGATGAATCTTAATCATACCCTCAATGCCTTAATTGATTATGATGTGGTGCCGATTATTAATGAAAATGATGCTTTAGCCGTGGAAGAAATCAAGTTTGGTGATAATGATACCTTAGCGGCCTTACTGGTCCCTGTTATAGAGGCTGAACTTCTCATCTTAGTATCAGATATCGATGGACTCTATACCGCCAATCCTAAAGTGCATCCTGAGGCTAAGCTGATCAGTTATGTGCCTAAAATTACCAAAGAGATTATGTCCTACGCCGGTGATACTTCTTCTAAACTAGGAACCGGCGGTATGGCGACCAAATTAAAGGCTGCCCGCATGGTCAATGATTATGGCAGCCATATGTGTATTGTCAATGGAGCGAAGCCACAGAGCATTCTCAATGCCTTAGTTGATGAAGGAACCTGGTTTAATGGTCACAGTGGTCGTAATTTAAAGGCCAAGGAACACTGGATTGCCTATCGTACAAAGCCTAAAGGAGATATTATCGTTGATGAGGGCTGTGAACAGGCCTTAGTGAAACATCACGTCTCTTTATTGCCTAAAGGGATCGTTGCTGTGAATGGTGACTTCTTGATCGGGCAGGTGGTGGATATTAAAAATCGCCAGGGCGATCTCATCGCCAAGGGGATCACCAACTATGCTTCAGATGAAATTCGTCTGATCAAAGGCTTCAATACCAGTGAAATCGAAAAGATCCTTCATTATAAAGATTATGATGAAGTGGTGCATGCCAATAATATGGTTGTGTTAAAGGAGAAAGTTTAG
- a CDS encoding alpha/beta fold hydrolase yields the protein MDKREFYYPSADGEHQIHAIAWLPEGDVKGILQILHGMCEYVDRYDRFACFLAHQGFLVIGNDHLGHGLSVHNNEELGFFHHPHGDEYLIKDVQSLRKQMQEKYPGVPYFMLGHSMGSFLLRNYLFTYSDGLNGAIIMGTGHENTSTLNFALNFTRAMAKVKGWHYRSEMVANMAMGTYNDHIQKPRTPYDWLTCNETIVDLYAKDPLDNFTMTLNGFYTMFNMVNECNKKKRIEKMNKNLPLYIVSGSEDPVGHYGHGPLEVYMDYKAYGIKDIQLKLYPQARHEILNEYSHEMTDADLLYWMEKRLGS from the coding sequence ATGGACAAGAGGGAATTCTATTATCCGTCAGCTGATGGCGAGCATCAGATTCATGCCATCGCCTGGCTGCCAGAAGGTGACGTGAAAGGTATTTTACAGATTTTACATGGCATGTGTGAATACGTTGATCGGTACGATCGTTTTGCCTGTTTTTTAGCGCATCAAGGCTTTTTAGTGATTGGCAATGATCATTTAGGCCATGGCTTAAGTGTACATAATAACGAAGAGTTAGGCTTCTTCCATCATCCCCATGGCGATGAATATCTGATCAAAGATGTTCAGTCTTTACGTAAGCAGATGCAGGAAAAGTATCCGGGTGTTCCTTACTTCATGTTAGGTCATTCGATGGGTTCTTTTTTACTGCGAAACTATTTGTTTACCTATAGCGATGGTTTAAACGGGGCGATTATTATGGGCACCGGTCACGAAAATACGAGTACATTGAATTTTGCATTAAACTTCACGAGAGCTATGGCGAAAGTCAAAGGCTGGCACTATCGCTCAGAGATGGTCGCAAATATGGCTATGGGCACTTATAATGATCATATTCAAAAGCCGAGAACCCCTTATGACTGGTTAACGTGTAATGAAACGATTGTTGATCTTTATGCAAAGGATCCGCTTGATAACTTTACTATGACGTTAAATGGTTTCTATACGATGTTTAATATGGTCAATGAATGTAATAAGAAAAAGCGGATCGAAAAAATGAATAAGAACCTGCCGCTCTATATTGTCAGCGGCTCGGAGGATCCGGTGGGACATTATGGGCATGGCCCATTAGAAGTGTATATGGACTATAAAGCTTATGGTATCAAGGATATTCAGCTCAAACTCTATCCGCAGGCCCGCCATGAAATTCTCAATGAATATAGTCATGAAATGACCGATGCAGATTTGCTGTATTGGATGGAAAAACGTCTAGGATCCTAG
- a CDS encoding ATP-binding protein codes for MAKEDIDVRSRNDLDDALAMVDQMVMHKYISTIDKRPIFVPTYNVGFSMPKERSDDLPLLIVGDNIMLSKLKKVVYDDDEDILDKLTSAYNATALYESATLVMILKSNGSQIEVYYGTVCKTTKDNFVPQQQLEALKRNVEANFPGSELEIIDTLEEREEIVQDIFEDDMCISAVSGIAALKNQEKNGNKSYIQGLEKLTDSLKGKKCTVLVIADPVNDLIRESIRSGYEEIYSALKPFEKSEYSVNSTNSKTVTNSVIKGVTDSVNQSVSKTNTHTLTKGTNSSYTVGGSKGEAFTKAVSAAFNVGIKFFGASLGGSFASSAISSIDAHFTHGRHKDVGESEGKTDTTGKSKALSEQNSIANALGSSQGEGLQITYENRSIKAILERIDLQIKRIDECSDFGMYDCGAYFLSKDYGTCVSVASTYKSLIQGEHSSVEAAHISLWNEEQAKYLRPYLSTFNHPIFNLADQENEEIPASVSTLVSGKELPIYMGIPKKSISGIPVIECASFGRNVLYSGKSDHRNEIDFGCIHHMHVDEDTRVILDQDSFTSHVFVTGSTGAGKSNAIYQLLKKTCLQLGDDIENTHFMVIEPAKGEYKDVFGGYDDVAVYGTNPLRGKLLKINPFSFPKDIHVLEHIDRLIEIFNVCWPMYAAMPAVLKEAIERAYKSVGWDLNRSECRYSYHGKALYPNFLDVLKQVNEVIVHSQYSADSKGDYIGALSMRLSSLTNGINGQILTNDEITMEELFDHNVIIDLSRVGSTETKSLLMGLMIIKLQEYRMSSATGTNKKLSHITVLEEAHNLLRKTSIDQSEETANLAGKSVEMLANAIAEMRTYGEGFVIADQSPGLMDMSVIRNTNTKIIFRLPDATDRDLVGKAASCNDKQIVELAKLQTGVCAVYQNNWIEPVLCHVDLWDEKWNKRYKPNPSPIPDASKTKNKVVRFALLPVGSIRKEAADKILADIDHAMLSTELKVNLLKFAKEKDVEKGRKLRMSIMHEIFAPDTALEKNIGYRNDAREWITAMKDTLEPQLDDFNEEETLKILSLLALGKDLYAGQEEYVELLRNLVTLNEEMRGSSCLKR; via the coding sequence ATGGCTAAAGAAGATATTGATGTTAGATCGCGGAATGATTTGGATGATGCGCTTGCGATGGTTGATCAAATGGTAATGCATAAGTATATTTCTACTATTGACAAACGTCCAATATTTGTACCTACATATAATGTAGGGTTCTCTATGCCAAAAGAACGATCGGACGATTTGCCGCTTCTTATTGTTGGTGATAATATCATGCTTTCAAAGTTGAAAAAAGTGGTATATGACGATGATGAAGATATTCTGGATAAGTTAACTTCTGCATATAATGCGACAGCATTGTATGAGTCAGCGACACTGGTTATGATTTTGAAAAGTAATGGCTCACAAATTGAAGTTTATTATGGCACAGTTTGTAAAACGACAAAGGATAATTTTGTACCGCAACAGCAATTGGAAGCCTTAAAGAGGAATGTCGAGGCTAACTTCCCGGGCAGTGAACTTGAAATTATTGACACTCTAGAGGAGCGAGAAGAAATTGTACAGGATATCTTTGAAGATGATATGTGTATATCAGCAGTATCAGGGATTGCAGCCTTAAAGAATCAAGAAAAAAATGGTAATAAGTCCTATATTCAAGGTTTGGAGAAGTTAACTGATTCCCTTAAAGGAAAAAAATGTACTGTTTTAGTAATTGCGGATCCTGTGAATGATTTAATAAGGGAATCTATTCGCAGCGGTTATGAGGAAATATATTCTGCGTTGAAGCCTTTTGAAAAGTCTGAGTATTCTGTTAATTCAACTAATAGTAAAACAGTAACAAATAGTGTTATTAAGGGGGTAACTGATTCAGTTAATCAAAGTGTTTCTAAAACAAACACGCATACACTAACCAAAGGCACAAATAGCTCATATACTGTTGGCGGAAGCAAAGGCGAGGCGTTTACGAAAGCAGTTTCTGCGGCCTTTAATGTCGGCATTAAATTTTTTGGTGCTTCATTGGGAGGATCATTTGCAAGCAGTGCTATTTCATCAATAGATGCTCACTTTACTCATGGCAGACATAAGGATGTGGGTGAATCGGAAGGAAAGACGGATACAACTGGAAAATCGAAAGCTTTAAGTGAACAAAATTCGATTGCGAATGCTTTGGGATCATCTCAAGGAGAAGGGCTGCAAATTACATATGAAAATCGATCAATTAAAGCAATTTTAGAAAGAATTGATTTGCAAATAAAAAGAATTGATGAATGTAGCGATTTCGGAATGTATGATTGTGGTGCCTATTTTTTATCAAAGGATTACGGAACATGTGTTTCAGTTGCAAGTACTTATAAATCTTTAATTCAAGGTGAGCATTCTTCTGTCGAAGCGGCACATATATCTTTATGGAACGAAGAGCAAGCGAAATATTTAAGACCTTATCTTAGCACTTTTAATCATCCGATATTTAACTTGGCTGACCAAGAAAATGAAGAGATTCCAGCTAGCGTTTCAACATTGGTGAGTGGAAAAGAGTTACCTATTTATATGGGTATTCCTAAAAAATCAATTTCCGGTATTCCTGTTATTGAATGTGCAAGCTTTGGAAGAAATGTATTGTATTCAGGTAAATCAGATCATCGCAATGAAATTGATTTTGGATGTATTCATCATATGCATGTTGATGAAGATACACGAGTGATTCTGGATCAGGATAGCTTTACGTCCCATGTTTTTGTGACAGGATCAACGGGTGCCGGTAAGTCCAATGCGATCTATCAGCTTTTAAAAAAGACCTGTCTGCAGTTAGGTGATGATATTGAAAATACGCATTTTATGGTCATAGAACCGGCAAAAGGGGAATATAAGGATGTTTTTGGCGGATATGATGATGTGGCAGTTTATGGAACAAATCCATTAAGAGGAAAACTGTTAAAGATCAATCCGTTTAGTTTTCCTAAAGATATCCATGTTCTCGAACATATTGATCGGTTGATTGAAATATTTAATGTATGTTGGCCGATGTATGCGGCGATGCCGGCAGTTCTTAAAGAAGCAATCGAAAGAGCTTATAAATCTGTTGGATGGGATTTGAATCGCTCTGAATGTAGATATTCTTATCATGGAAAAGCTTTATATCCTAATTTCTTAGATGTATTGAAACAAGTCAATGAAGTGATTGTGCATTCGCAATATTCTGCTGATAGTAAAGGTGATTACATTGGGGCATTATCGATGAGATTGAGCTCGTTGACGAATGGGATTAATGGTCAAATCCTTACTAATGATGAAATTACAATGGAAGAACTTTTTGATCATAATGTGATTATTGATTTAAGCAGGGTAGGATCAACTGAAACGAAATCCTTATTAATGGGGTTGATGATTATTAAACTGCAGGAATATCGTATGTCTTCAGCAACCGGAACTAATAAAAAACTTTCACATATTACGGTTTTAGAGGAAGCTCATAATCTTCTTCGTAAAACAAGTATTGATCAAAGTGAGGAAACCGCTAATCTTGCTGGAAAGTCTGTTGAAATGCTGGCTAATGCTATTGCGGAAATGCGAACCTATGGCGAAGGATTTGTGATTGCGGATCAGTCACCTGGTCTTATGGATATGTCTGTTATTAGAAACACCAATACGAAGATTATTTTCCGCCTTCCCGATGCAACGGATCGAGATTTAGTTGGAAAAGCGGCAAGCTGTAATGATAAACAAATCGTCGAATTAGCTAAATTACAAACTGGTGTTTGTGCTGTATATCAAAACAATTGGATTGAGCCGGTTCTTTGTCATGTTGATTTATGGGATGAAAAATGGAATAAAAGATATAAACCTAATCCAAGTCCAATTCCGGATGCGTCTAAAACGAAGAATAAAGTGGTAAGGTTTGCGCTTTTACCTGTTGGTTCTATTCGTAAAGAGGCAGCAGATAAAATTTTGGCTGATATCGATCATGCTATGTTATCTACTGAATTGAAAGTGAACTTATTAAAGTTTGCAAAAGAAAAGGATGTTGAGAAAGGCAGAAAACTTCGGATGAGTATTATGCATGAAATCTTTGCACCTGACACAGCTCTAGAAAAGAATATTGGCTATCGCAATGATGCTAGAGAATGGATTACTGCTATGAAAGATACATTAGAGCCTCAATTAGATGATTTTAATGAAGAAGAGACGCTTAAAATTTTATCACTATTAGCATTAGGAAAAGACTTATATGCAGGTCAAGAAGAATATGTAGAATTGCTAAGAAATCTTGTTACATTAAATGAGGAAATGAGGGGTAGCTCATGCTTAAAGAGATAG
- a CDS encoding leucine-rich repeat protein, with translation MKLELTHENIQHYIDRSKLIIPEGVEEIVSTGGIKTDLFVGIRWIRFPHSLKKIHDYCFYNVPDYEDIWFYEGLESIGNYCFHNVPMATGVKCPHSLKEIGKGCFVHTYPDLFHAQLQNRDTIVKSDFIDYTHFQIEGTTLIRYTGQAPTVMIPDGITTIKENWNDPGWAYGNTPESVVEIEEKSGFYLSKPKYYLHQARQLDYQHTKKLIEDWGHQVNLYDYIALYLHQEDEDLIKLAMPHLLKDINKTIDLMGSYITKDAEEQEIKKVLTFIYLHRPEVSQQAITKMAKRLAQLDDKQYLHEFLAHTQIIESSNDEDLERYCLNHFDQAIIYDGIVKMSIDAAIFDHVRKVHSDKTVSRFVVACTIVPYMLESIETFNSGNDEVEDPKWYLSQLIPLSVLKHCDVLAQRLNPDDLERVIDSLFDETLEKPLNFLIPYARFGTNRQIINLITHMNKWQKVKNSSWPRNQERDNREKCAYALATGALLLTTNRYAIRFIEYRLKDNGELMNEMAQIHHVSVSTLRRMAADLGYDLQCYKSLEEGKGETMIRFDAAFHLQFVNQNKQKMTTHNQELLSTLAAEQNELEEVVHYLTHLLKGTYVFENNTFALQEWLTLFIDNPIGKQIAKRLVWEADHQIRFMIGDHAYVDQRNAAIDIQHFQAIAVAYPRCLPKEELTAWQEMFQARHMRFYRHQFQEKTITFASAEDFQRYYHNIKIRKATLHQLYLQGWLFEVEEYSTFYFNSCLGFAYEHTISGHAGIVGEAFYDSWEEIPDDTVMRIGMQKNYFYKERMTEYYCNLLDRLFIHDLIELDEERVASHLSLFDDEELASLLSFAKKKEKVIAQKAISKCIEARKRANCI, from the coding sequence ATGAAACTTGAACTAACGCATGAGAATATTCAGCACTACATCGACAGAAGCAAACTGATCATTCCCGAAGGGGTTGAAGAAATCGTCTCCACCGGTGGGATCAAGACTGATCTTTTTGTCGGTATCCGCTGGATCAGATTCCCACATTCCTTAAAGAAGATCCATGATTATTGTTTCTACAATGTCCCTGATTATGAAGATATTTGGTTTTATGAAGGACTAGAATCAATTGGAAACTACTGTTTCCATAATGTACCGATGGCTACCGGTGTGAAATGCCCTCATAGCTTAAAAGAGATTGGAAAAGGGTGTTTCGTTCATACCTATCCCGATCTTTTTCATGCCCAATTACAAAACAGAGATACAATTGTAAAAAGTGATTTCATCGATTATACGCACTTCCAAATTGAAGGCACAACATTAATACGATATACCGGTCAGGCACCCACCGTCATGATTCCTGATGGTATTACAACCATTAAAGAAAACTGGAATGATCCTGGATGGGCCTATGGCAATACGCCAGAGAGTGTGGTGGAAATAGAGGAGAAAAGCGGATTCTATCTTTCTAAGCCTAAATACTATTTGCACCAGGCAAGACAGCTAGATTACCAGCACACCAAAAAACTGATCGAAGACTGGGGACACCAAGTCAATTTATATGACTATATCGCATTATATCTTCATCAGGAAGATGAAGATCTCATCAAACTCGCAATGCCTCATTTACTCAAGGATATCAATAAAACGATAGATCTTATGGGTTCATATATTACAAAAGATGCTGAAGAACAGGAAATCAAAAAAGTTTTAACATTCATCTATCTGCATCGCCCAGAGGTTTCTCAACAAGCCATCACGAAGATGGCTAAGCGACTCGCTCAGCTCGATGATAAACAGTATTTGCATGAATTCTTGGCACATACTCAAATCATAGAATCATCAAATGACGAAGATTTAGAACGGTACTGTCTGAATCATTTCGATCAAGCCATCATTTATGATGGCATAGTGAAGATGAGCATTGATGCTGCCATTTTTGATCATGTACGTAAGGTACATTCAGACAAAACGGTTTCCCGTTTTGTGGTAGCCTGCACCATAGTGCCTTATATGCTTGAGTCCATTGAAACCTTTAACAGCGGAAATGATGAAGTAGAAGATCCCAAGTGGTATCTTTCGCAGCTGATTCCTCTTTCTGTGCTGAAACATTGCGATGTTCTTGCCCAACGCCTTAACCCGGATGATTTAGAAAGGGTTATTGATTCTCTGTTTGATGAGACTTTAGAAAAGCCTCTTAACTTTTTGATTCCCTACGCAAGATTTGGGACCAACAGACAAATCATCAATCTGATTACCCATATGAATAAGTGGCAAAAAGTGAAAAACAGCTCCTGGCCAAGAAATCAAGAAAGGGACAATAGGGAAAAATGTGCCTATGCTTTAGCGACCGGTGCCTTGCTTTTAACAACCAATCGCTACGCCATCAGATTTATCGAATACCGCTTGAAAGATAATGGGGAACTCATGAATGAAATGGCGCAGATCCATCATGTCAGTGTTTCTACTTTAAGAAGGATGGCGGCTGACTTAGGGTATGATCTGCAATGCTACAAGTCTTTAGAAGAGGGGAAAGGCGAAACGATGATCAGGTTTGATGCAGCCTTTCACCTGCAATTCGTCAATCAAAACAAACAAAAGATGACTACGCATAATCAGGAACTATTGTCTACATTAGCCGCTGAACAAAATGAACTTGAGGAAGTTGTTCACTATCTTACCCACCTCTTAAAAGGGACTTATGTGTTTGAAAACAATACTTTTGCCCTTCAAGAGTGGTTGACGCTCTTTATAGACAATCCCATTGGCAAACAAATAGCAAAGAGATTAGTCTGGGAAGCGGATCATCAGATTCGCTTTATGATTGGAGATCATGCCTATGTGGATCAAAGAAATGCAGCCATTGATATCCAGCACTTTCAGGCGATTGCTGTTGCCTATCCCCGCTGTTTACCAAAAGAGGAATTAACAGCCTGGCAAGAGATGTTTCAAGCACGTCACATGCGCTTTTATAGGCATCAGTTCCAGGAAAAAACGATCACTTTTGCCTCAGCTGAGGATTTTCAAAGGTATTACCACAACATAAAAATCAGAAAAGCCACTTTGCATCAGTTGTATCTGCAGGGATGGCTCTTTGAAGTAGAAGAGTATTCAACATTTTATTTCAACTCCTGCTTAGGTTTTGCCTATGAACATACCATCTCTGGACATGCTGGCATTGTTGGTGAGGCATTTTATGATTCCTGGGAGGAAATCCCTGATGATACGGTGATGCGCATAGGGATGCAAAAAAACTATTTTTATAAAGAACGGATGACAGAATACTATTGTAATCTTCTCGATCGCTTATTCATTCATGATCTGATTGAACTTGATGAAGAGCGAGTCGCTTCTCATCTTTCGCTTTTTGATGATGAAGAATTAGCTTCGCTTTTATCTTTTGCGAAAAAGAAAGAAAAAGTTATAGCTCAAAAAGCCATTTCTAAGTGCATAGAGGCTAGGAAAAGGGCAAACTGCATTTAA
- a CDS encoding dynamin family protein: MKKVLIEYNPYEMRSRVVVDNKEIQSNQYCDPNLKRYLDSGVRMPIQAWIDPIVRDGWDGLLPVLCKMGDKDINIEFIGRAVDYENVKQSLLMQNEKGQCEAKLKFELSKEIISDEEMKDNIDYVVHRMLNDDFSKMVDESHSPALKNKYDHLKEAYEEIKDEEFRIVFTGTYSSGKSSTINCLIGKNLLPTASGTCTANVCRIIHSQMPRGIAKVAYCDKGMKKEYLCKNEEEVQDKIKGANSQVQEINVYTDLSNLYPNGIANDFKIVLIDTPGTDSATGNDKQKIDGDSVNFINRSHLEITKEVLKSKKKEMAVLISDDKLEDENIVELMDIIEESADNDEGFFNDRFLFVMNKCDSLSYSNSGESLDNSIENFVHNIKKVPNSKRIRNIVTPRVFPISSGVALAVINGFTEAPGISEGMTKKAEQYGYYESFCKKVYYYDPNRLENDFDNLIEEIKMKYKNYSNYCLEEKSSVSAAIREKYRNKLSGKLDFAQRVLIHSGVPALKDAIREYIRFYAYPLQVRQLLNCFVDIIGELKSLNINESTELEKARKYYSDAVSSRQKNDAEEKDKEIKRQKLNDAKVRMANTKKRIDEINENLPFEANAIRSQITTLKKDIASKIGNRGKSVPINEAKGIILDAKKQVDTIEAEFRDTVWKVKQNQKNTVVKLYQEYISYVHALEKEGLMNNGSFSLQDTVAYKQLIDKNSFTKEANYIKIKNEKNPQKKHVEFGLNIGKFFSSIPGAWKTRNLPNFIEKEDVDVERYVSDNITPIEANFNKNVVGLKNAYKEDIRFLKDQSKLRVEKVIDLINQQDREIARIKEELNKLAADEKKYNAQILKLQKERDILNDLVDRLEAIKI, encoded by the coding sequence ATGAAAAAAGTACTAATTGAATATAATCCATACGAGATGAGGTCTAGAGTTGTTGTTGATAACAAGGAAATTCAAAGTAATCAATATTGTGATCCTAATTTAAAGAGGTATTTAGATTCGGGCGTACGTATGCCTATTCAGGCATGGATTGATCCGATTGTAAGAGATGGCTGGGACGGATTACTCCCTGTGTTATGTAAAATGGGTGATAAAGATATCAATATTGAATTTATTGGACGTGCTGTTGACTATGAGAATGTGAAACAGTCACTTCTAATGCAAAATGAAAAGGGACAATGTGAAGCAAAGCTTAAATTTGAGTTGTCTAAGGAAATTATTTCTGATGAAGAAATGAAGGACAATATCGACTATGTTGTACATCGTATGCTTAATGATGATTTCTCAAAAATGGTCGATGAGTCTCATTCTCCAGCGTTAAAAAACAAATACGATCATCTTAAAGAAGCGTATGAAGAAATTAAGGATGAAGAGTTTAGAATTGTTTTTACAGGAACATATAGCAGTGGAAAATCTTCTACAATTAACTGTTTGATTGGTAAGAATTTATTACCAACTGCATCAGGGACTTGTACAGCTAATGTTTGTAGAATTATTCATTCGCAAATGCCAAGGGGTATTGCAAAGGTTGCATATTGTGATAAAGGAATGAAAAAGGAATATCTTTGTAAAAACGAAGAAGAAGTACAAGATAAAATCAAAGGTGCTAATAGTCAGGTTCAGGAGATTAACGTTTATACTGACTTATCCAATCTATATCCCAATGGAATTGCAAATGATTTTAAAATTGTTCTTATTGATACACCGGGCACGGATAGTGCAACTGGAAATGATAAACAGAAGATTGATGGAGATTCAGTAAATTTTATTAATCGTTCGCATCTTGAAATAACAAAAGAAGTATTGAAATCTAAGAAAAAAGAAATGGCTGTACTTATTTCGGATGATAAACTGGAAGATGAAAATATTGTTGAATTGATGGATATTATTGAGGAATCCGCAGATAATGATGAAGGCTTCTTTAATGATCGCTTTTTGTTTGTTATGAATAAGTGCGATTCTTTGAGCTACTCAAATTCAGGAGAGTCTTTAGATAATAGTATTGAAAATTTTGTTCATAATATCAAAAAAGTGCCTAATTCAAAAAGAATTAGAAATATTGTCACGCCTAGAGTTTTTCCGATTTCATCAGGGGTTGCATTAGCGGTTATTAATGGGTTTACTGAAGCTCCTGGTATTAGTGAAGGAATGACAAAAAAAGCGGAACAATATGGTTATTATGAAAGCTTTTGTAAAAAAGTATATTATTATGATCCAAATCGATTAGAAAATGATTTTGATAATTTGATTGAAGAAATCAAAATGAAGTACAAGAATTATTCTAATTATTGTCTTGAAGAGAAAAGCTCTGTTTCAGCAGCAATTAGAGAAAAATATAGAAATAAACTTAGTGGAAAATTGGATTTCGCGCAAAGAGTTCTCATTCATAGTGGTGTACCAGCTCTGAAAGATGCGATTCGCGAATATATTCGCTTTTATGCGTATCCACTTCAGGTGCGACAGCTTTTAAATTGTTTTGTAGATATTATTGGTGAATTAAAGTCGCTGAATATTAATGAAAGCACCGAATTAGAAAAAGCGAGAAAATATTATAGTGATGCGGTAAGCTCTCGACAAAAGAATGACGCCGAAGAAAAAGATAAAGAGATCAAAAGACAAAAATTGAATGATGCAAAAGTGAGGATGGCAAATACTAAAAAAAGGATCGATGAAATAAATGAGAATTTGCCTTTTGAAGCAAATGCTATTCGTTCACAGATTACGACGCTGAAAAAAGATATAGCAAGTAAAATTGGCAATCGTGGTAAATCAGTGCCAATTAATGAAGCTAAGGGGATTATTTTAGACGCCAAAAAACAGGTGGATACGATAGAGGCTGAGTTTAGGGATACAGTATGGAAGGTGAAACAGAATCAAAAAAATACTGTTGTGAAATTATATCAGGAATATATTTCTTATGTCCATGCACTCGAAAAAGAAGGATTGATGAATAACGGTAGTTTTTCATTGCAAGATACAGTTGCTTATAAACAATTGATTGATAAAAATAGTTTTACTAAAGAAGCTAACTATATAAAAATCAAAAATGAGAAAAATCCCCAAAAAAAGCATGTTGAATTTGGCTTGAATATTGGTAAATTCTTCAGTTCAATTCCAGGGGCATGGAAAACCAGAAATTTGCCGAACTTTATTGAAAAAGAAGATGTTGATGTTGAAAGATATGTTTCTGATAATATCACTCCAATTGAAGCAAATTTTAATAAGAACGTCGTTGGTTTAAAGAATGCTTACAAAGAGGATATTCGTTTTTTAAAAGATCAATCAAAGCTGCGTGTTGAAAAGGTGATTGATCTCATCAATCAGCAAGATCGAGAGATTGCGAGAATTAAAGAAGAATTAAACAAATTGGCAGCTGATGAGAAGAAGTATAATGCGCAAATTTTGAAACTTCAAAAGGAGCGAGATATTTTGAATGATTTAGTAGATAGGCTGGAAGCAATTAAAATTTAA